From the genome of Sinanaerobacter sp. ZZT-01:
GTGATTTACGTAATGGCAAGTATTTTGATATTAGTAGTCAATTATAAAGCGATACCAGCCGCTTTTACAGAGATCATACAAGGAGCCTTTGGGATAAAAGCCATGGCAGGAGGGGCGATGGGATCCATGATTATCGCCATGCAAAAAGGAGTTGCACGGGGTATCTTCTCCAACGAAGCTGGTCTTGGAAGCGCGCCAATTGCAGCTGCGGCGGCACAGACAAAAAATCCGGTACGGCAGGGTTTGGTATCTATGACAGGAACTTTTATTGATACGATTATTGTATGTACGATGACTGGACTTTGTATCGTAATCACAGGGTCTTGGAATATTGGATTGAAGGGAGTTTCTGTCACGACAAATGCGTTTCAGTCTGGACTTCCGTTTCATCCGCAGATCGCTTCTTTTCTGCTGATGGCATGTCTTGTTTTCTTTGCCTTTACAACGATTTTAGGCTGGAATTACTATGGAGAACGCTGCTTGGAATACTTATCAGATGGAAATAAGAAAATGGTTATGTCTTATCGCTGGCTTTACATATTAGCGATTTTTATCGGGCCATTTATGACGATTGAAGCAGTATGGAACATTGCCGACATCTTTAACGGATTGATGGCATTTCCAAATCTAATTGCAATTTTAGCGCTTAGCGGTGTCATCGTTAGTGAGACTAAAAAATATATGAAGGAATTATAAAAGATTCTAAAATTTTATTAAAATATAAATGCGGCAAGTGGGAAGGTTAAAAAACTTTTCTCAACTGTCGCATTTATAGTTTGACAATACAAAATCATGGTGCTAAAATAAACAATAGTTAGCACTAGCTAACTTCGTGTGAAATCGATTCGTGTAAATCTATTGAATTTTTAGTGGGCTTTTTTTGTTAAAAAGTTAGATTTAACTAACAATTCGGGAGGTGGCTTATTTGAAGACATAAAAATATTTAATGGCATCATGCATAAAAATACGTATCTGTAACAACAGCAATAAACAACAATAGTTATAGTTAAATTGGAAGAATTTTATAAAATATTAAAAGAAAGCGAGAGTGATAATTGGTGCAAAGATTTATAAGAAATGCAGGAACCGTATTTCTGACTTTTGCAATGATAATAAATAGTACAATGCCAGTTATGGCATTGGGCGACGAACTTTCCGCTGATACAGAAGCTGTAGATGTTCAGGTTTATAATGAAGAGAATGGAACGGATATAAACAATGAATCCGATGCAGAAGAGAGTATAGCGACGAAGGATGAAGCCAAAGCAGAGGACAGTATAGAAGCAGAGGATAAAGCCAAAGCAGAGGACAGTATAGAAGCGGAGGACGTATCCGATGCAAAGGGCAATATAGATACAGATAATGAAGAAAATAAATCAGATGTTAATAATGATATAGATCAATCGGATCAAATAAATAATTTGAGTTCAGAAGTGGAAAGCGAACTGGAGGTACCTTCTTTTTTGAATGCATCAGAGGATTTCACAATAGAGGATGGTATTTTGCTTGCTTATACAGGGACGGACACAGAAGTTGTAATTCCGGAAGGCGTTTTGGTAATTGGTGATGGAAGTAGAACGATTTTTACTAATAACTCTGCCGTGACAGCTGTAACCATTTCTGATTCTGTGACAGAAATTGCGGACAAAGCTTTTTATGCTTGTACTGAGCTTACAGAAATCAACTTTTCCGACAAAATTAATTTACAAAAAATAGGAAAATCAGCCTTTTTTAATACAAGGCTTACTTCTTTAGTAATCCCCGAAGGGGTAACAGAAATTGGTGATTCCGCACTTTATGGAAGTACATTGCAAGCAATATCCCTTCCGGCCACTTTGGAAAAATTAGGGGATACTTCGGTTTATTATGCATTTGCTTCAACCAGCGGAACAGCACCGAAATCTTCGTTCAAAGTGGAGATTGCGCAGGAAAATCGTGTTTACAGTGAAAAAAACGGCGCCGTGTATGATAAAGAAGAAGAAACGCTGTTTTATTATCCATCCGGAATAACAGGGAGTTATGAAATTTCAGATGGCACAAAAATAATTGCACCTTATGCTTTTCGCAGTTCCGCATTACAGCAGGTGGTGATTGCTGATTCCGTGGAGGAGATCGGAGAAAATGCTTTCAGCGGGGCGCAAGTGACCAGTATCTCAATACCAGGTTCTGTCAAGCAAATTGGGAAAAATGCATTTTATAGTGCGAAAATGGGTACAGTCAATCTTAATGAAGGGCTTCAAATTATCGAGCAATATGCTTTTGGGGGAGGCCATTTTACCTCTCTGACGATTCCCAAAACAGTTACAGCAATCGGAAGCGGTGCGTTTGAAGATTTTGGAGGGGAAATCCGAATCTTAAATGCAGAAACAAATTTGGGAAGCGGGTTTATAGAATATTATAAAAACATTACTGTCTATGGATTGGAAAATTCTACAGCGCAAACGTATGTATCGGAACTTGCGGCAGAAAAAGGAGATCGCTGTAAAGTGAAGTTTGAGTTGCTGCAAGAAGAGACCGAAACAGAAGTTCAAAGTGTTTCGTTGGATAAAAACACATTATCTCTTTCTGTAGGGAATACGGAAACGCTTACGGGAAGCGTTTCACCGTTGAATGCCACGAATCCATCCTTGACGTGGAATGTATCCGATGAGACGATTGTAACGGTAGACCAAAGAGGAATCGTAAAAGCCGTTGCAGAAGGAAGCGCAATCGTTCAAGCGACTTCAGTAAACGGCCTTTTCGATCAGTGCGAGGTTATTGTGACCGCAGCATCTGATTTTGTGATCCAAGATAATGTTTTGGTTTCCTATACCGGAAGTGAAGAAAGCATTACGATACCCGACAGTGTTACGATAATCGGAAATGGAACGGATGCGGTATTTGGAAACGATTCTAAGGTTGTTTCCGTAACCATTCCGGGTTCCGTAACAAAGATTTCAGATAAGGCGTTTTATTACGCAAACACCCTTAAAGAAATCAATTTTTCTTCCGAGAAGAATTTGAAAGAAATCGGCGCATCTTCCTTTCAATTAGCGACTGCTCTTAAAGAAATTGAAATTCCAGAAGGGGTGACAGAAATTGGAACACAGGCGTTTGTTGGTACTCACAGCTTGACGAGTGTTTCACTGCCGGCTACACTAGTCAGATTCGGTGCTGAAAATGACCGCTTTGATGCAGCTTTTATTTATGCCGCTTCAAAAGGTCATGATACATTAACTGAAATTAATGTAGCGGAAGGAAATCCGGTATATGCTTCAAAAAATGGAGTCGTTTATTCTGCAGACGGGAAAAATTTGCTGTTCTGCCCTCACGCTAGAATGGGAAGCTTAACAGTTGCAGAGGGTACGGAGAGAATCGCTCCTTACGCAATGGCAAAAGGAAAGATTCAACAGGTGATTTTGCCATATTCACTTTTGAAAATTGATGATTCTGCTTTTTATGAAACAAAGCTCATGTCTATTACGATTCCAGGCTCCGTAAAAAGCATTGGAAAGCTTGGATTTTTTAATGCACAAATACGAAGCATTACCTTTGAAGAAGGGTTAGAAACCATTGGTGAAAATGCATTTTCACAAAGCCGGATCACGGGAATTTCGATTCCGGCAAGTGTGAAAGAAATTAAAAGGAATGCATTTGATTTTGAGTATGGTGCGAATCACTGGATTCGGATAAAGGGAAATGATACTATCTTTGATAATGAATTTATACCATATTATTACGGTATCTCTGTTTATGCACAGAGGGGATCGAGCGCAGAACAATACATAAAGGATAAACAAGAAGAAAAAGGTGCGTCTTGTAAACTGATCTTCTGTGAGGTAAGTAGTTTCATAGAAGTGAATGACATTTCTTTAAATCAAGAGACTGCACAATTAAAACGAACAGAGACGGCGGCGCTCACGGTTACAATTAATCCCGACAGAAGTCAGGCTACATTGATAGCATGGAGTTCCAGTAAGCCTGAGGTCGCAACGGTAGATCAAAATGGACTGGTTACTGCGGTGCAGCCGGGTGTAACTGAAATTACAGCGGAGGTAAGCGGCCATATTGCAAAGTGTGTAGTCACTGTAGAAAAGGAAGAAGGAGAAAGTGATTTTACCATTGATGAAGAAGGTAAAATTACCGGCTTCATAGGGCTGGATATGAGAGATCTGGTTATTCCTGAGACGGTGAATGGAAAAAAAGTGACAGGAATTGCAGATAAAGCGTTCTACAGACAAAATGATATTAAAACGCTCATCATTGGTGGACACGTAAAAGAAATCGGAAATGGAGCTTTTCAGCAATGCACAGGAATTACAGCGGTAGCGCTTAATGAGGGAATTGAAAGAATAGGAGAGTCTGTTTTTAATGGCTGTGATAAAATTGAGTCAATTGTGATTCCCGAAGGAATTGAAGTCATTTCAGCAAATGCATTTACAAGTTGCAGTATGCTTCAAGAGATTACATTGCCTTCCTCTTTAAAAACAATTGGTGAAGCGGCATTCCGTTCTTGTACAAAGCTTACTGAAATATCACTGCCGGAAGGATTGGTGTCAATTGAAAAGCAGGCTTTTTTGGGGTGCCCGATTTCCACATTGCATTTACCGGCTTCTCTAGAAAAACTCGGAAATGAATATATTGGAGAAGTTTTTGAAATTCCGGGGCAGAATCCGGCTAATACAACAATGAAGACAATTACAGTAGAAGCGGGAAATACAAATTTCACTGCTTACGATGGTCTGCTTTATGATGCAACGGGAACAAAGGTTATGTTTTGCCCACGTGGACGAACAGAAGCAGAGATTCGTGAAGGCGTAACAAGAATTAATGACTATGCGTTCTTTATGTGCTTCGATCTCGTATCTGTTAAAATGCCTTCCACATTGGAAGAAGTAGGGAGCCAAGCATTTCATTACTGCGAGGCTTTGACAGATTGCACCTTACCGCAGGGTCTTTTGATTGTAGAAAATTCTGCATTTTTCGGTTGTGAAAAATGGGCAGATTTCACAATACCGTCTTCCGTTCAACGTATTGATGCTTATGGATTTACTGAGTGTGCGGCAAAAGAAATTGTGGTACCAGAAGGAATTAAAAGAATTGAAGCGTTCACTTTTTGGGGATACGAAGACACACTTGAGAAAATTACATTACCATCAACATTAGAATATATTGGCGATTCTGCTTTTGCTTGGACAAAAAAAGTAAAAGAAATTGTGATTCCGGAAGGAGTCACAGAGATTGGTTCGCAAGCATTTGGAAGATGTGATGCTTTAGAGAGTATCACGTTACCTTCTACTTTAAAAATAATTGGAAAAGAAGCCTTTATCGGTTCTTCCGAATCCAATGCATTAAAAGAAATTTTTATTTCAAGCAATGTAACCTCCATTGGAGAAAATGCTTTTAAAAACTATGGCGATAATCTTACAATTGTGACAGATCAGTATGGAGATGCAGCTGCCGCTTATGCAGTGGCAAACGGGCATCTTTTACGTATTGAAGGAGATTCAGAAACAGATTTTGTAGTTGAAGACGGAGTTCTGGTTCGTTATGAAGGAAGTGCTTCAGAAGTTGTGATTCCAAACACGGTAATAGAAATTGGAGAGGGAGCCTTGGCTGAAGAAAATTTAAATAGCAGATTGAAAAAGGTTATCATACCATCTACTGTAACCAAAATAGGTAAGGAAGCATTTCACGGCTCTGGTGTAACAGAGGTTCTGTTCTCTGAAGGGAGTCAATTAAAAACCATTGGGGAATCAGCATTTGCTTATTGCACAAAGCTGCCTGCCATTTCATTGCCGGAAACGGTTACAGAGATCGGAGCGAGTGCGTTTGATGGTGACAGCTTACTTGGTGAGATTGCAATACCCGCATCCGTTACATCCATTGGAGATAAGGCATTTAATGTTTGCACGGGACTTCGCAAGGTTACCTTTGCAGCCTCTTCCAATTTAAAAACAATTGGAGAAGGAGCTTTCTATAATTGTTTCCGTCTCTCTGAACTGGACATTCCGGAGGGAGTTACGGAAGTAGGAGATCAGGCTTTTCGAATCAGTAAAACATTTGAACGCATATCTCTTCCATCTACACTTACAAAACTGGGAAGCTCTGTCCCGGCAGTTTTTGCTGCCGTTGGGAATTCAACGCAAAGCGGATCAGACAGCCTTTTAGAAATCAATATTGCAGAGGGAAATACGGTTTATTCTTCTTGGAATGGCTCTGTTTATACAGCAGATAAAAAATCTTTATTATATGTTCCATCTGCAAAAACGGGGACCGTAATTGTAAAAGAAGGAACTGAAACGATTGGAAACAACGCATTGATTCGCAGTAAACTGGATCATATTGCACTGCCCGAGAGTTTGAAAAGCATTGGCGAAAATGCTTTTTCCACAAGCAGCATCTCCAGCGTAGAGATTCCTGCCAGTGTTGAAAGCATCGGAAATAATGCATTTTTCTGGTGCAGCAATTTAAAGAGTGTTTTGCTTAATGACGGCCTAAAGAAAATTTCTTACGGAGCATTTTCTGAATCCCCTTTAAGCAGTGTAACTATTCCCGCCACAGTTGAATCTGTCGGTGAATATGCATTCGACAATGTGCAGAGTTGGGTTTTTGTAAAAGGCAGGGATACCATTTTAGAAAAAGATTTCATATCTTACTATAAACCTTTGACAATCTATGGTGAGAAGGGTTCAACCGCTGAAAGCTATGTGACGGAAACAAAAGCAGAAAAAGGAGAATCTTGTAAGCTGTCATTTGCTTTGCTGGATACCTTTGTTCCGGTTACTCAAATTGATTTGAACACAAAGTCCGTTCAATTAAAGCGGTTTGAGACCTTTAACCTAGAAGTGACCGTTCTTCCTGACGATGCGACGCATAAAGATATGATCTTTAAATCGCTAAATAGCGATGTGGCAACTGTTGACAGCACAGGAAAAATCACAGCAATTTCTTCAGGAACAACCGAAATACAGGTACTTTCTTCTGATGGACCATCCGTGAGCTGTACCGTAGTTGTAGAAAAAGGAGAGACGGACAGCGATTACACGATAAACAATCAAGGTGAAATTACCGGATATTACGGGACTGATAAAGATTTGATCTTTCCGGATACAGTAAACGAAGTGACCGTTGTCGGAATTGCAGATTACGCATTTTCTAAAAACAATCGAATCACATCGATTACTTTGCCTTCCAATATAAAATACATCGGAGACGGTGCTTTTGAAAATTGTATTAATCTAGGGGAAATTAATTTTTCAACTGGATTGCAGAGTATCGGTAAAGAGGCTTTCCATAACTGCGGCTATCTTTCGGAAGTTCATTTACCGGAAGGATTAAAAAACATGGGTGAAGGCGTCTTCATGAATTGCGAGAAATTAGAAAGAGTTAGCTTTCCTTCGACCTTGAAGGAGATTCCGGCTAAGGCCTTTTTAACTTGCTGGAGATTGCTGAAAGTAGAGCTTCCAGAGGGTGTGGAAGTAATTGGAGAGGATGCTTTTTATGAATGCGAGGCGATGGAGACTCTTGTTTTGCCAAATACGCTGAAGAACATTCAGGAAGGAGCGTTTACCGCTTGTGTAAGTTTAGAAGAAGCACGTATACCGGAAGGCGTGGTTTCAATTGAAAAAGAAGCCTTTATGAGCTGCACGGATATGAAGACAATCTATTTGCCTTCTACCTTAAAAACTTTCGGTAATGAATATGCAGGCGATGTTTTTGAACAGAGTGCAAGCGTACTCGGATGCGATCATCTTGAAACGATCACTGTAGCAGAAGGAAATTCTGTTTACTCGTCCAAGGATAATCTGCTTTACAGTGCAGATGGTAAAACATTGTTATTTTGCCCTAGAGGCCGTACCTCTGCTTCGGTGCAAGAAGGAACGGTAATAATTGGTGACTCTGCGTTCTTCTTCTGTTTGAAGCTGGAAAGCGTTACGCTTCCAAGCAGCATTCGCAAGCTGGACAAAAATGCATTTCACCTTTGTGAAAAATTGAAAGAGATTAATCTCCCTCAGGGATTGGAAACAATTGAATATGGCGCATTGGCAGAGTGTGTCAGCTTGACCGAGCTGAAAATCCCTTCCGGTGTCACTTCAATTGGAACATTCGCACTTTCCGGCTCAAATCTTACCAGCATAGAATTACCTTCCAGTGTGGTATCACTAGGTGATCGAGTATTCAGTGCAAGTTTGCAGTTAAAGAAAGTTACAATTCCTTCTATGCTTAAAAACGTCGGTGAGGATTTGTTCACTGGCTGCAATAAAGCATTATGCATTATAACAGATTCCAGTAACAGTACGATTTACCGTTATGCAATTGCAAATAATATACCGGTTCAGGTAACTGGAAGCAGTGGGGGAAGCAGTGGAGGAAGCAGTGGAGGCAAAGGAAGTTCTTCAAAATCAAAATCCACTGCTGAGGAAACGAAAACCACCAAATCTGTAGATGAAGTAACCGGAGCCGTTACAGAGAAAAAAATATACTCTGACGGCACATCAGAAAAAACCGTTACAGAAAAAGACGGTACCGTTACAAAAGTAATCATTAAGCCTGACGGTTCCATTTCCAATACAGAAAAACGAGCAGATGGGACACAAATTACCACAGAAGTTTCTTCTAGCGGAAAAGTAACTGCGAAGATTCAGCTGTCGAAAAGCTTAAAAAAGGAAAAGGGAGTTCGGGTAATTGTTCCTACAGGGGCAAAAACCGGTGCAGGACTTGTTGCCGTCCTTGTTCGTGGAGACGGAACCCGAGAAATTGTTAAAACAAGCATTCCGCTAAAGGATGGAATCGCATTTACAGCGGATTCTGATATGGATGTAGAAATTATAGACAACAGCAAAAAATTCTCAGATATTTCATCTTCTGATTGGCATGCTGATGCAGTGCAGTTTGTTGCGGCACGTGAATTGTTTGCTGGAACAGGAAAGGAGCAATTCAGCCCAAATGAGGATGCGAGCAGAGCAATGATCTTTACTGTTTTGGCTCGTCTTGACGGGCAGGATGTATCGGGTGGAGAAACCTGGTATGCAAAAGCTTCCGAATGGGCCGTTTCTCAACGAATCTCAGATGGTTTAAATCCAGACAGCAAGATTACCAGAGAGCAGTTGGTATCAATGCTTTATCGTTATGCAGGAACGCCTAAAGCGACAAGTGAGCTGGGTAAGTTTTATGACGCAGATGCTGTGTCTTCCTGGTCTGCCGATGCAATGCGCTGGGCAGTTGAAAATCATATTATTTCAGGAAAAGGCAATGGGAATCTGGAACCGTCTGCTTCTGCCACGAGGGCAGAAATTGCAGCGATGATGCAAAATTTTATTACAAACTGATTTCATCTTTAAACTTGACCGCAGGATATCTTTTAATAGATCCTGCGGTTTTTATATGTAAAATTGTAGGATCTATTAGGAAAGATAAGGCACTTTAATTGTGTTATTTTTATGAAATAGTGGAAAACTATATTGACAAAGTTTACAAAGAAGGCTAAAATAATAAATCGATTTATAATAAACTGGTTTACTATTTTAAAGATAGAAAAGATAGAATGGAAAGGGATGAGAATGGAGGAGAAAATGGATCTTTGGAGAAAAGCGCTGGAACTTGATTTTAGAGTTCGTAACCTTCGGGTAAAGTGGGGCTATAAGATGATGAAAAAATATGGGCTTCATCCGAAGCAGCCGATGATATTGACCGCAATTAGTAATATGGGAAGCTGTAGCCAAAGGGAATTAGCGGAAAAAATGCATTGCAGTCCTGCTTCCATTGGTGTTTCCATTCGTCGTTTGGAAAAATCAGGGTTTGTAAAAAAAGAGACAAGTGAAGTTGATTCACGGTCAAGTAGGGTGCAGTTAACAGAAAGAGGAGAGCTTGCTACTAAAAAAAGCAAGGAGATGATAGAACTGCTTACGAGAGAAATGCTGCGGGATTTTTCACAGGAGGAATTGGAGTCGTATAATCATTTGCTAGAAAAAATATGTACAAATTTAGAAGAAAAACGGCTGGAAGAAAAACAGAGCGATTTTTTCGATCATGAGGGGGAATAAAGTTTGAATCAAATCAGGAATTGTCTTAAGCCATATAAGAAATACATTTTTTATGCTGTTTTATTTATGTTGCTGGATGTGGTTGCAGAAATTATGCAGCCTTTACTAATGGCGCAGATCATAGGAAAAGGAATTTTATTGGGAGATGTGAGTTTTATTCTTAAAATCGGGCTCTCTATGATTCTCTTAGCGTTAGTTTCGATTGCGGCAGGAATCGGAAATTCCAAATACTCGGCAAAATCGGGAGTTGGCTTTGCAGCAGAGCTGCGTCAGACCCTATTTAAAAAGGTACAGAGCTTTTCTTTTCGAAACATTGATACCTTTTCCACTGCTTCGCTCAGCACAAGATTGACAAACGACGTTACTTTATTGCAGAATACAGTGATTACGGGAATGCGAATCTTGATACGGGCACCGCTCATGCTGCTGTTTTCTATTATTATGGCAGTACGTTTGAGCGTATCTCTTTCGATTGTACTGGCTGTAATTGTACCGATTCTTTTAGTTTTTGTTGCGATTATGGTTCATTATGCCATGCCAAGATTTAAACTCATGCAAAAACGTGTGGATATTTTAAACCAAAATATTCAGGAAAACGTAACGAATGTAAGAGTTGTAAAATCATTTGTCCGCGGTGCGTATGAAAAAGAAAAATTCCGTGATTCCAATACAAATTTGATGAAAGCTTCTCTTCATGCAATGAATTTGGTGATTATCAGTATGCCAATGATGATGCTGCTTATGAATACATCCATCGTTTCCATTGTTTGGATTGGAGGAACACGCATTATCAATGGCTATATGGATGTTGCAACCATGTCAGCTTTTATCAACTACATCATGATGATTCTCATGTCGTTGATTATGATTTCAATGATGTTTATTTTATTTACAAGAGCGAGTGCATCTTATCAGAGAATACGTGAGGTATTGGATGCAGAGGTGGATTTGACAGACCATTATGACGAAACGCATTCAGATGTTATACAGCAGGAAGTGGAAGAGAAGATAAAAGGCGATGTAGCATTTGAACATGTCTCTTTTTCGTATGATTTAAAAGGCCAGGGAGACGAAATTCTCTCTGACATCAATTTTTCTGCAAAGCAGGGTGAAGTGATTGCAATTATTGGAAGTACAGGAGCAGGAAAAAGCTCTTTTGTGCAGTTGATTCCTAGATTATATGATGTCACAGCAGGAAACGTTTTAATTGATGGAAAAGATGTCAGAGAATATAATCTGCATACATTGAGAAGTCAAATTGGAATGGTGCTGCAAAAAAATACGCTGTTTTCCGGAACAATACGAGATAATCTAAAATGGGGCGACCCGAATGCAACAGATGAGGAAGTGATTCTCGCTGCAAAAAACGCACAAGCACACGGTTTTATTATGAGCTTTCCAAAAGGATATGACACTTGGATTGACCAAGGTGGTGTCAATGTATCCGGCGGACAAAAACAGCGTCTATGTATTGCGCGGGCAATGTTGAAAAAGCCCGCAATTCTCATTCTAGATGACAGTACGAGTGCAGTGGATACGGCGACAGAAGCAAAGATTCGTGAATCCTTTCATGAATCCTTAAAGGAGACAACGACGTTCTTAATTGCACAGAGAATCAGTTCGGTACAAGATGCGGATAAAATTATTGTATTGGATGAAGGCAAAATTTTAGATATTGGAACACATGACCAGTTATTGAAACGCTGTCAAACTTATCAGGAAATTTATGAATCACAAGCGGGAAAGGAGGCGAGTGCATAATGGCAGGAGGCAGAAAGCACGGATCAAACCGTGTATTGATAAAACAGAAACCACAAGATACGAAGGGTACGATTGCAAAATTATGGGGTTATATAAGAAAGAGAAAACTTCTTCTATTTTTTGCATTTTTCATGGTATTGCTCAACATCGGAGCATCCCTTTCAGCAACCAACTATCTTCAGCCCATCATAGACCGCTTTTTACAGCCGGTCGCATCGGGTTTGTCAGTTGAAGAACGGCTGGCGGGACTGGTTCACGGTGTTTTAGTTTTAGCTTGTATTTATTTGGTATCTATCGTCGCAGCTTATGCGCAAAATCGTATTATGGTTTCGCTCACTCAAAAGACGATAAGAGAGATTCGTGAAGACTTATTTAACCATTTGCAAAATCTTCCGATTCCTTATTTTGACTCTCATACCAACGGGGAACTAATGAGCCGTTTTACAAACGATGTAGATACTTTAAACGATGCGATGCAAAACAGCTTGACCACCTTCTTTTCCAGTGGAATTACACTGGTCGGTATCTTGGGGCTGATGTTATATAAAAGCTGGATTTTGACCTTAATCACGGTCTTGGTTGCTCCCATTTTACTCTTTGCAACAGGAAAAGTCATGAAGATGAGCAGCAAGTACTTTAAAGAGCAGCAGGAAAGCCTGGGAGAAGTAAATGGCTACATTGAAGAGATCATGACTGGACAGAAAGTAGTTAAAACATTTTGTTATGAAGAGCTCGCCATGCAAGGATTCCAAAAAAGAAATGAGAAACTGCAAGAGGCAGCTACCGTAGCGCAGGGATATGCAGGCATGATGATGCCTCTTTCAAAAAATATTAACAGTACGAATTATGCA
Proteins encoded in this window:
- a CDS encoding alanine/glycine:cation symporter family protein; protein product: MNDAIEWFDGLVWGVPLIVFILAVGIYLTIRLGLLQIVHLPKALKFMVKNEEGGIGEVTSFGALCTALSATIGTGNIVGVATALVEGGPGALFWMWLAAFFGMATKYAEGLLAIKYRKIDADGHVLGGPFYYIENGMGVQWRWLAKIFAFFGAGVGLLGIGTFTQVNGIASAVNNFFDPNNEWTMVLFNREYSWTVLTAGIILTLCVGLVVIGGIKRIASVSQIIVPFMAVIYVMASILILVVNYKAIPAAFTEIIQGAFGIKAMAGGAMGSMIIAMQKGVARGIFSNEAGLGSAPIAAAAAQTKNPVRQGLVSMTGTFIDTIIVCTMTGLCIVITGSWNIGLKGVSVTTNAFQSGLPFHPQIASFLLMACLVFFAFTTILGWNYYGERCLEYLSDGNKKMVMSYRWLYILAIFIGPFMTIEAVWNIADIFNGLMAFPNLIAILALSGVIVSETKKYMKEL
- a CDS encoding leucine-rich repeat protein gives rise to the protein MQRFIRNAGTVFLTFAMIINSTMPVMALGDELSADTEAVDVQVYNEENGTDINNESDAEESIATKDEAKAEDSIEAEDKAKAEDSIEAEDVSDAKGNIDTDNEENKSDVNNDIDQSDQINNLSSEVESELEVPSFLNASEDFTIEDGILLAYTGTDTEVVIPEGVLVIGDGSRTIFTNNSAVTAVTISDSVTEIADKAFYACTELTEINFSDKINLQKIGKSAFFNTRLTSLVIPEGVTEIGDSALYGSTLQAISLPATLEKLGDTSVYYAFASTSGTAPKSSFKVEIAQENRVYSEKNGAVYDKEEETLFYYPSGITGSYEISDGTKIIAPYAFRSSALQQVVIADSVEEIGENAFSGAQVTSISIPGSVKQIGKNAFYSAKMGTVNLNEGLQIIEQYAFGGGHFTSLTIPKTVTAIGSGAFEDFGGEIRILNAETNLGSGFIEYYKNITVYGLENSTAQTYVSELAAEKGDRCKVKFELLQEETETEVQSVSLDKNTLSLSVGNTETLTGSVSPLNATNPSLTWNVSDETIVTVDQRGIVKAVAEGSAIVQATSVNGLFDQCEVIVTAASDFVIQDNVLVSYTGSEESITIPDSVTIIGNGTDAVFGNDSKVVSVTIPGSVTKISDKAFYYANTLKEINFSSEKNLKEIGASSFQLATALKEIEIPEGVTEIGTQAFVGTHSLTSVSLPATLVRFGAENDRFDAAFIYAASKGHDTLTEINVAEGNPVYASKNGVVYSADGKNLLFCPHARMGSLTVAEGTERIAPYAMAKGKIQQVILPYSLLKIDDSAFYETKLMSITIPGSVKSIGKLGFFNAQIRSITFEEGLETIGENAFSQSRITGISIPASVKEIKRNAFDFEYGANHWIRIKGNDTIFDNEFIPYYYGISVYAQRGSSAEQYIKDKQEEKGASCKLIFCEVSSFIEVNDISLNQETAQLKRTETAALTVTINPDRSQATLIAWSSSKPEVATVDQNGLVTAVQPGVTEITAEVSGHIAKCVVTVEKEEGESDFTIDEEGKITGFIGLDMRDLVIPETVNGKKVTGIADKAFYRQNDIKTLIIGGHVKEIGNGAFQQCTGITAVALNEGIERIGESVFNGCDKIESIVIPEGIEVISANAFTSCSMLQEITLPSSLKTIGEAAFRSCTKLTEISLPEGLVSIEKQAFLGCPISTLHLPASLEKLGNEYIGEVFEIPGQNPANTTMKTITVEAGNTNFTAYDGLLYDATGTKVMFCPRGRTEAEIREGVTRINDYAFFMCFDLVSVKMPSTLEEVGSQAFHYCEALTDCTLPQGLLIVENSAFFGCEKWADFTIPSSVQRIDAYGFTECAAKEIVVPEGIKRIEAFTFWGYEDTLEKITLPSTLEYIGDSAFAWTKKVKEIVIPEGVTEIGSQAFGRCDALESITLPSTLKIIGKEAFIGSSESNALKEIFISSNVTSIGENAFKNYGDNLTIVTDQYGDAAAAYAVANGHLLRIEGDSETDFVVEDGVLVRYEGSASEVVIPNTVIEIGEGALAEENLNSRLKKVIIPSTVTKIGKEAFHGSGVTEVLFSEGSQLKTIGESAFAYCTKLPAISLPETVTEIGASAFDGDSLLGEIAIPASVTSIGDKAFNVCTGLRKVTFAASSNLKTIGEGAFYNCFRLSELDIPEGVTEVGDQAFRISKTFERISLPSTLTKLGSSVPAVFAAVGNSTQSGSDSLLEINIAEGNTVYSSWNGSVYTADKKSLLYVPSAKTGTVIVKEGTETIGNNALIRSKLDHIALPESLKSIGENAFSTSSISSVEIPASVESIGNNAFFWCSNLKSVLLNDGLKKISYGAFSESPLSSVTIPATVESVGEYAFDNVQSWVFVKGRDTILEKDFISYYKPLTIYGEKGSTAESYVTETKAEKGESCKLSFALLDTFVPVTQIDLNTKSVQLKRFETFNLEVTVLPDDATHKDMIFKSLNSDVATVDSTGKITAISSGTTEIQVLSSDGPSVSCTVVVEKGETDSDYTINNQGEITGYYGTDKDLIFPDTVNEVTVVGIADYAFSKNNRITSITLPSNIKYIGDGAFENCINLGEINFSTGLQSIGKEAFHNCGYLSEVHLPEGLKNMGEGVFMNCEKLERVSFPSTLKEIPAKAFLTCWRLLKVELPEGVEVIGEDAFYECEAMETLVLPNTLKNIQEGAFTACVSLEEARIPEGVVSIEKEAFMSCTDMKTIYLPSTLKTFGNEYAGDVFEQSASVLGCDHLETITVAEGNSVYSSKDNLLYSADGKTLLFCPRGRTSASVQEGTVIIGDSAFFFCLKLESVTLPSSIRKLDKNAFHLCEKLKEINLPQGLETIEYGALAECVSLTELKIPSGVTSIGTFALSGSNLTSIELPSSVVSLGDRVFSASLQLKKVTIPSMLKNVGEDLFTGCNKALCIITDSSNSTIYRYAIANNIPVQVTGSSGGSSGGSSGGKGSSSKSKSTAEETKTTKSVDEVTGAVTEKKIYSDGTSEKTVTEKDGTVTKVIIKPDGSISNTEKRADGTQITTEVSSSGKVTAKIQLSKSLKKEKGVRVIVPTGAKTGAGLVAVLVRGDGTREIVKTSIPLKDGIAFTADSDMDVEIIDNSKKFSDISSSDWHADAVQFVAARELFAGTGKEQFSPNEDASRAMIFTVLARLDGQDVSGGETWYAKASEWAVSQRISDGLNPDSKITREQLVSMLYRYAGTPKATSELGKFYDADAVSSWSADAMRWAVENHIISGKGNGNLEPSASATRAEIAAMMQNFITN